A region from the Oncorhynchus tshawytscha isolate Ot180627B linkage group LG26, Otsh_v2.0, whole genome shotgun sequence genome encodes:
- the LOC112225315 gene encoding major histocompatibility complex class I-related gene protein: protein MVKLCFFWLFLSLYTTINAGSHSLLAFATCISGEAPFPECSVVLMQDDIQVGYFDSNTEQFIHKGPCAPDETEVDVAQDAANVFGHMFLSMKRRLSDLRYRFNSTGNIDVQQRMAGCEMLDTGEPGLILSTDAFNAILADLIYYNMTHYSYNSGNLLSPWSEVHQTYAKWRYQTIYLPICIKTLKKFLERLKNFVMRKVRPRVRLTQKAMSGGARVSCLAYGFYPRHINLTLLRDGQPIVEQDMTGGQLLPNGDGTYQLRKSLEVNTEELRERHNYTCTTSHLSLDNKLDVSWIPESGIDSVGLYVKSGPLGMVAIIILLSIFVCVRRRNAAGSQTLSQLSNANDAQVAEQMSLSSHSET, encoded by the exons ATGGTAAAACTGTGTTTCTTTTGGCTTTTTCTTTCATTATACACCACCATAAACGCAG GATCTCATTCTCTGTTGGCATTCGCAACTTGTATCTCAGGAGAAGCACCTTTCCCtgagtgtagtgttgtgttgatgCAGGATGACATTCAAGTTGGCTACTTTGACTCCAACACGGAGCAGTTTATTCACAAGGGACCTTGCGCCCCAGACGAAACAGAGGTTGACGTAGCCCAAGATGCAGCTAATGTGTTTGGACACATGTTCCTCAGCATGAAAAGGCGACTGTCAGACCTGAGGTATCGCTTTAATTCCACAGGGAATATAGATGTTCAGCAGAGAATGGCTGGCTGTGAGATGTTGGATACTGGTGAACCAGGCCTTATTCTGTCCACAGATGCTTTCAATGCAATTTTAGCTGATTTAATATATTACAACATGACACATTATTCATACAATTCCGGAAACCTACTGTCGCCATGGAGTGAGGTGCATCAAACATATGCAAAATGGCGTTATCAGACCATTTACCTACCCATTTGCATAAAAACATTGAAGAAATTTCTGGAGAGATTGAAGAACTTTGTGATGCGTAAAGTGCGTCCCAGAGTCAGGCTCACACAGAAAGCCATGTCTGGAGGAGCCCGTGTGAGCTGTCTGGCGTATGGTTTTTACCCCCGCCACATCAATCTGACCCTGCTGAGAGACGGCCAGCCAATAGTAGAACAGGACATGACTGGGGGCCAGTTGCTGCCCAATGGAGACGGGACCTACCAGCTGAGAAAGAGTCTGGAGGTCAACacagaggagctgagagagagacacaactacACCTGCACCACCTCCCACCTCAGTCTGGACAACAAGCTGGATGTCAGCTGGATACCTGAGTCTGGGATCGACAGTGTGGGTCTTTATGTCAAGTCAGGTCCACTGGGCATGGTGGCCATAATTATTCTACTCAGTATTTTCGTTTGTGTAAGGAGGAGAAACGCGGCTGGCTCCCAGACATTGTCACAGCTCTCCAATGCTAATGATGCCCAAGTGGCCGAGCAAATGAGCCTATCTTCACATTCTGAGACCTGA
- the rgcc gene encoding regulator of cell cycle RGCC — MKSPKLKSQGKSKFLEEDDLSDVLCEFDAVIEDFTSPMEKRHFQYDEHLKTVKRRSSASVSDSGISDSESAGSLNRNSFSFSDERLNSPNVFSPSPTSPPPLTSPRAKLGDTKELEDFIADLDKTLASM; from the exons ATGAAGTCTCCAAAGTTGAAGTCTCAAGGCAAAT CTAAATTCCTTGAGGAGGATGATCTGTCTGACGTGCTGTGTGAGTTCGACGCGGTGATCGAGGATTTCACTTCCCCGATGGAGAAGAGACACTTCCAGTACGACGAGCACCTGAAGACGGTGAAGAGACGGAGCAGTGCTAGCGTCAGTGACAGTGGCATCAGCGACTCAGAAA gtgctgGGTCGCTCAACAGGAACAGCTTCAGTTTCAGTGATGAGAGACTGAACTCTCCCAatgtcttttctccctctcccacctcccccccacctctcacatcacccagAG CCAAACTGGGAGACACTAAAGAACTGGAGGACTTCATTGCTGACCTTGACAAGACGTTAGCAA gCATGTGA